In one Oleidesulfovibrio alaskensis DSM 16109 genomic region, the following are encoded:
- the rbr gene encoding rubrerythrin — protein sequence MKSLKGTRTEKNILTAFAGESQARNRYDYFAGQARKDGYVQIAHVFEETALHEKAHAKRLFKFLEGGEVTISAGYPAGVIGSTLDNLFAAAEGEHHEYEQMYPEFAAIAKEEGFDQLAKVFMNIAVAEQYHERRFLAFAHNIEKNVVFQRPQTAVWRCRNCGYNHEGSEAPDLCPACAHPKAFFELFAPEW from the coding sequence ATGAAATCCTTGAAAGGAACCCGTACTGAAAAGAACATTCTGACCGCATTTGCCGGAGAATCTCAGGCCCGCAACCGTTACGACTACTTTGCAGGTCAGGCCCGCAAAGACGGGTATGTGCAGATTGCACATGTGTTTGAAGAAACCGCCCTGCATGAAAAAGCACACGCCAAGCGCCTGTTCAAATTTCTTGAAGGCGGTGAAGTGACAATTTCTGCCGGATACCCCGCAGGCGTCATCGGCTCCACACTGGACAATCTGTTTGCGGCAGCCGAAGGCGAACATCATGAGTACGAGCAAATGTACCCTGAATTCGCCGCCATTGCCAAAGAAGAAGGCTTTGATCAGCTTGCCAAGGTGTTCATGAACATTGCCGTGGCCGAACAGTACCACGAGCGCCGCTTCCTTGCCTTTGCTCACAATATTGAAAAAAATGTCGTTTTCCAGCGGCCTCAGACCGCGGTGTGGCGTTGCCGTAACTGCGGATACAATCACGAGGGATCCGAAGCTCCCGACCTGTGTCCCGCATGTGCCCACCCCAAAGCTTTCTTCGAGCTTTTCGCTCCTGAATGGTAA